From one Mycobacterium colombiense CECT 3035 genomic stretch:
- the secY gene encoding preprotein translocase subunit SecY → MLSAFISSLRTVDLRRKILFTLGIVVLYRVGAALPSPGVNYPNVQQCIKEASGGAAGQIYSLINLFSGGALLKLTVFAVGVMPYITASIIVQLLTVVIPRFEELRKEGQSGQAKMTQYTRYLAIALAILQATSIVALAANGGLLQGCSLDIIADQSIFTLVVIVLVMTSGAALVMWMGELITERGIGNGMSLLIFVGIAARIPAEGKTILDSRGGMIFAAVLIAALVIIVGVVFVEQGQRRIPVQYAKRMVGRRMYGGTSTYLPLKVNQAGVIPVIFASSLIYIPHLITQLIRSGAGGVGNSWWDKFVGTYLSDPSDPVYIAIYFGLIIFFTYFYVSITFNPDERADEMKKFGGFIPGIRPGKPTADYLRFVLSRITLPGSIYLGAISVLPNLFLQIGNSGAVQNLPFGGTAVLIMIGVGLDTVKQIESQLMQRNYEGFLK, encoded by the coding sequence TTGCTTTCCGCTTTCATCTCATCGCTGCGGACAGTCGACCTGAGACGGAAGATCCTCTTCACGCTTGGCATCGTCGTCTTGTACCGGGTCGGCGCCGCGCTACCGTCGCCTGGCGTCAACTACCCGAACGTCCAGCAGTGCATCAAAGAGGCCAGCGGCGGCGCGGCCGGACAGATCTACTCGCTGATCAACCTGTTCTCGGGTGGTGCGCTGCTCAAGCTCACCGTGTTCGCGGTGGGGGTGATGCCGTACATCACCGCGAGCATCATCGTGCAGCTGCTCACGGTGGTCATCCCGCGGTTCGAGGAACTGCGTAAGGAAGGCCAGTCCGGCCAGGCCAAGATGACGCAGTACACGCGTTATCTGGCCATCGCCCTGGCCATCCTGCAGGCCACCAGCATCGTGGCCCTGGCGGCCAACGGCGGGCTGCTGCAGGGCTGCTCGCTGGACATCATCGCCGACCAGAGCATCTTCACGCTGGTCGTCATCGTGCTGGTGATGACCAGCGGCGCCGCGCTGGTGATGTGGATGGGTGAGCTGATCACCGAGCGCGGCATCGGCAACGGCATGTCCCTGCTGATCTTCGTCGGCATCGCGGCGCGCATCCCCGCCGAGGGCAAGACGATCCTGGACAGCCGCGGCGGGATGATCTTCGCCGCGGTCCTGATCGCCGCGCTGGTCATCATCGTCGGCGTGGTCTTCGTCGAGCAGGGCCAGCGCCGGATCCCGGTCCAGTACGCCAAGCGCATGGTCGGGCGCCGCATGTACGGCGGAACCTCGACGTACCTGCCGCTGAAGGTCAACCAGGCCGGCGTTATCCCGGTGATCTTCGCGTCCTCGCTGATCTACATCCCGCACCTGATCACCCAGCTGATCCGCAGCGGCGCCGGCGGGGTGGGCAACAGCTGGTGGGACAAGTTCGTCGGCACCTACCTGTCCGACCCGAGCGACCCCGTCTACATCGCCATCTACTTCGGCCTCATCATCTTCTTCACGTACTTCTACGTCTCGATCACGTTCAATCCCGACGAGCGTGCCGACGAGATGAAGAAGTTCGGCGGCTTCATTCCCGGCATCCGGCCGGGCAAGCCGACCGCGGACTACCTGCGTTTCGTGCTGAGCCGGATCACCCTGCCGGGTTCGATCTACCTCGGCGCAATCTCGGTGCTGCCCAACTTGTTCTTGCAGATCGGCAACAGCGGAGCGGTTCAGAATCTGCCGTTCGGCGGTACCGCGGTGTTGATCATGATCGGCGTGGGCTTGGATACGGTCAAGCAGATCGAGAGTCAGCTCATGCAGCGCAACTATGAAGGGTTCCTCAAGTGA
- a CDS encoding adenylate kinase — protein sequence MRVVLLGPPGAGKGTQAQKLSEKLGIPQISTGELFRSNIENGTKLGLEAKRYLDAGDLVPSELTNQLVDDRLNDPDAANGFILDGYPRSIEQAKALHEMLGRRGTDIDAVLEFRVSEDELLQRLKGRGRADDTEEVILNRMKVYRDETAPLLDYYSHELKTVDAIGTLDEVFARALRALGK from the coding sequence GTGAGAGTCGTTTTGCTGGGACCGCCGGGGGCGGGCAAGGGAACGCAGGCCCAGAAGCTCTCGGAAAAGCTGGGGATCCCGCAAATCTCCACCGGTGAGCTGTTCCGTAGCAACATCGAGAACGGGACCAAGCTCGGCCTGGAGGCCAAGCGCTACCTGGACGCCGGCGACCTGGTGCCCTCGGAGCTGACCAACCAGCTCGTCGACGACCGGCTGAACGACCCCGACGCCGCCAACGGCTTCATCCTGGACGGCTACCCGCGCTCGATCGAGCAGGCCAAGGCGCTGCACGAGATGCTGGGACGCCGGGGCACCGACATCGACGCGGTGCTGGAATTCCGGGTCTCCGAGGACGAGTTGCTGCAGCGCCTCAAGGGCCGCGGCCGCGCCGACGACACCGAAGAGGTCATCCTGAACCGGATGAAGGTCTACCGCGACGAGACTGCGCCCCTGCTGGACTACTACAGCCACGAGCTCAAGACGGTTGACGCCATCGGCACCCTGGACGAAGTCTTCGCCCGCGCGCTGCGGGCGCTGGGCAAGTAG
- the map gene encoding type I methionyl aminopeptidase, translated as MNPLARLRSRKVVPQRSAGELDAMAAAGAVVAAALRAVRAAAVSGVSTLSLDEIAESVIRDAGAVPSFLGYHGYPASICASVNERVVHGIPSAAEILAPGDLVSIDCGAVLDGWHGDAAVTFGIGTLDAADEALSQATRESLEAGIAAMVPGNRLTDVSHAIEMGTRDAAARYSRAFGIVEGYGGHGIGRQMHMDPFLPNEGSPGRGPLLAAGSVLAIEPMLTLGTGKTVVLDDQWTVTTTDGSRAAHWEHTVAVTDAGPRILTLPS; from the coding sequence ATGAACCCGCTGGCGCGGCTGCGGAGCCGCAAGGTGGTGCCGCAGCGCAGTGCCGGCGAACTCGACGCCATGGCCGCGGCGGGCGCGGTGGTCGCGGCCGCATTGCGGGCGGTCCGCGCGGCCGCGGTGTCGGGGGTGTCGACGCTGAGCCTGGACGAAATCGCCGAATCGGTGATCCGCGACGCCGGCGCGGTGCCGTCGTTCCTGGGCTACCACGGTTACCCGGCGTCGATCTGCGCGTCGGTCAACGAGCGGGTGGTGCACGGGATCCCGTCGGCCGCCGAGATTCTGGCGCCCGGTGACCTGGTGTCGATCGACTGCGGCGCGGTGCTGGACGGCTGGCACGGCGACGCCGCGGTCACGTTCGGGATCGGGACGCTGGACGCGGCCGACGAAGCGCTGTCGCAGGCGACCAGGGAATCGCTGGAGGCCGGGATCGCGGCGATGGTGCCGGGGAACCGGCTGACCGACGTCTCGCACGCCATCGAGATGGGCACGCGCGACGCCGCGGCCCGCTACTCGCGGGCCTTCGGGATCGTCGAGGGCTACGGCGGCCACGGCATCGGCCGGCAGATGCACATGGACCCGTTCCTGCCCAACGAGGGCTCGCCCGGGCGCGGGCCCCTGCTGGCCGCCGGGTCGGTGCTGGCCATCGAGCCCATGCTGACGCTGGGAACCGGCAAGACCGTCGTGCTCGACGACCAGTGGACGGTCACCACCACCGACGGGTCGCGCGCGGCGCACTGGGAGCACACCGTCGCGGTCACCGACGCCGGTCCGCGCATCCTGACTTTGCCCTCGTAG
- a CDS encoding sigma-70 family RNA polymerase sigma factor, with product MKALYDEHAAVLWRYALRLTGDASQSEDVVQETLLRAWQHPEVVGDTERSARAWLFTVARNMIIDDRRSARFRNVVGSTDVTGAPEQSTPDEVNAALDRLLIADAMAQLSAEHRAVIERSYYRGWTTTQTAADLGIAEGTVKSRLHYAVRALRLTLQELGVTR from the coding sequence ATGAAGGCGCTGTACGACGAACACGCCGCGGTGTTGTGGCGTTACGCGTTGCGGCTGACGGGGGACGCGAGCCAGTCCGAGGATGTGGTGCAGGAGACGTTGCTGCGGGCGTGGCAACACCCCGAGGTCGTCGGCGACACCGAGCGCTCGGCGCGGGCGTGGTTGTTCACCGTGGCCCGCAACATGATCATCGACGACCGGCGCAGCGCGCGGTTCCGCAACGTCGTCGGCTCGACCGACGTCACGGGGGCACCCGAGCAGTCCACGCCGGATGAGGTCAACGCGGCGCTGGACCGGTTGCTGATCGCGGATGCGATGGCCCAGTTGTCCGCCGAACACCGGGCGGTGATCGAACGGTCCTACTACCGCGGTTGGACCACCACACAGACTGCTGCAGACCTCGGCATCGCCGAGGGAACGGTGAAGTCGCGACTACACTATGCCGTGCGGGCGTTGCGACTCACTCTGCAGGAACTTGGGGTTACCCGATGA
- a CDS encoding anti-sigma factor family protein: MDEMRTPVADLGPPEDRYAMWDAAYVLGSLPAAQRREFETHMAHCPACRSAVADLSGVPALLSQLDGDEVAAIDQSGPAPEMSEKLLPSLLATVRWRRRRTRVVTWVASTAAAAVLAIGVFVGLEGWSSTPSQQVTASEPMAQVGTSLLTSTVAVSSQHWGTSINLRCVCLAPLTAHHDTLAMVVVGRDGSQTRLATWVAVPGHTATPAGAISTPIDQIAAVQVVAADSGQVLLQRSL, translated from the coding sequence ATGGATGAAATGAGGACGCCGGTGGCCGATCTCGGCCCTCCCGAAGACCGCTACGCGATGTGGGATGCCGCATACGTGCTGGGCTCCTTGCCGGCCGCGCAACGCCGCGAATTCGAGACGCACATGGCGCACTGCCCGGCCTGCCGCTCGGCCGTCGCCGACCTCAGTGGCGTGCCGGCCCTGCTGTCCCAACTCGACGGTGACGAAGTGGCCGCGATCGACCAGTCCGGCCCGGCGCCGGAGATGTCTGAAAAGTTGCTGCCGTCCCTGCTGGCGACCGTTCGCTGGCGGCGGCGCCGCACCCGGGTGGTGACCTGGGTGGCGTCGACGGCAGCGGCCGCGGTGCTGGCGATCGGGGTGTTCGTCGGTCTCGAGGGGTGGTCGTCGACTCCGTCCCAGCAGGTGACTGCGTCGGAGCCGATGGCTCAGGTGGGCACCAGCCTGCTGACGTCGACGGTCGCCGTCAGCAGCCAGCACTGGGGGACGTCGATCAACCTGCGCTGCGTGTGCCTGGCCCCGTTGACCGCGCACCACGACACGCTCGCGATGGTCGTGGTGGGGCGTGACGGCAGCCAGACCCGGCTGGCGACGTGGGTGGCCGTGCCCGGCCACACCGCGACGCCCGCGGGCGCGATCTCGACGCCGATCGATCAGATCGCCGCCGTGCAGGTGGTGGCCGCCGATAGCGGCCAGGTGCTGCTGCAACGCTCGCTGTAG
- a CDS encoding FAD-dependent oxidoreductase → MSGYARPLRVLVVGAGVAGISVARGLLRDGHDVTVFERRPDVRAAGGAVTIWSNGETVLSQLGVDMDGAGRPLASVRAVTSTGRRLGTLDVTTMARRLGAAVRMVPRRVLLDRLLEGFPADRIRCDSRVIALARNGNGVRVDFGDGTIAEGDVLIGADGLHSVVRECVGAQGARPTGWCSWQGLATVPEIADSDAALMIIGARGNLGLWPAGGTDVQWWFDLPWSYEFVRPQRPIELIRTHFSGWSDSADRVLAALTDDDLAPSPFPHFRHPIPPAGDGPVTLLGDAAHTMPPTLAQGTNQALLDTMVLCKALAEMRGGGNGADVSRALRWYERTRRRKVRAVSWVASLPVSHGERVLRPAALISDRVQARALTTFLRVTSHRRMSDQISRDLGLVAKIPSSP, encoded by the coding sequence GTGTCCGGCTACGCGCGTCCGCTTCGGGTGCTCGTCGTGGGCGCCGGCGTGGCCGGCATCTCCGTTGCCCGCGGATTGCTGCGCGACGGACACGACGTCACCGTGTTCGAGCGGCGTCCCGACGTGCGGGCGGCCGGCGGCGCGGTGACCATCTGGTCCAACGGCGAGACGGTCCTGAGCCAGCTGGGCGTGGACATGGACGGTGCCGGCAGGCCGCTGGCCAGCGTCCGCGCCGTGACGTCCACGGGCCGCAGGCTCGGCACCCTCGACGTGACCACGATGGCGCGGCGGCTGGGCGCGGCCGTCCGGATGGTTCCGCGCCGCGTCCTGCTGGACCGGCTGCTCGAAGGGTTCCCCGCCGACCGCATCAGGTGCGACTCCCGGGTGATTGCGTTGGCCCGCAACGGCAACGGTGTCCGGGTCGACTTCGGCGACGGCACCATCGCCGAGGGCGACGTGCTGATCGGCGCCGACGGGCTGCACTCGGTGGTGCGGGAATGTGTTGGCGCGCAAGGCGCGCGGCCCACCGGCTGGTGCAGCTGGCAGGGGCTGGCCACCGTTCCGGAGATCGCGGACTCCGATGCCGCGCTGATGATCATCGGTGCGCGGGGAAACCTCGGCCTGTGGCCGGCCGGCGGCACCGACGTGCAGTGGTGGTTCGACCTGCCGTGGTCGTACGAATTCGTCAGGCCGCAGCGTCCGATCGAGTTGATCCGCACCCACTTCTCGGGGTGGTCCGACTCGGCCGATCGGGTGCTCGCGGCGTTGACCGATGACGATCTGGCCCCCTCGCCGTTCCCGCATTTCCGGCATCCGATTCCGCCCGCCGGCGACGGCCCGGTCACGTTGCTCGGGGATGCCGCGCACACGATGCCGCCCACCCTGGCGCAGGGGACCAACCAGGCTCTGCTCGACACGATGGTGCTGTGCAAGGCGCTGGCGGAAATGCGTGGCGGGGGGAACGGCGCCGACGTTTCGCGCGCGCTGCGCTGGTACGAACGGACGCGGCGACGCAAGGTCCGGGCCGTGTCGTGGGTGGCGTCGCTGCCGGTGTCGCACGGCGAACGCGTGCTGAGGCCGGCCGCACTGATCTCGGACCGGGTGCAGGCCCGCGCGCTGACGACGTTTCTGCGCGTCACGAGCCACCGACGGATGTCGGACCAGATCAGCCGGGACCTGGGGCTAGTGGCGAAGATCCCGTCGAGCCCGTGA
- a CDS encoding DUF4389 domain-containing protein has protein sequence MNDRADFVTVRGDFDAPSRWLWLVKWCVLALPHYPILIALYLAYPFSTVAAGVAILCTGRYPRPLFDFNVGVLRWSWRVMNYRFPMNSTDKYPPFTLASRPDYPGDLAVEYPERLKNWAVLVKWLLAIPQVLLCWSMEALLQVLCVIAALALLCTGTIPRGIFDLLMGMVRWRYRVAAYVSLMRDEYPPFRMDLGGR, from the coding sequence GTGAACGACCGGGCCGACTTCGTCACCGTACGAGGAGATTTCGACGCGCCCTCCCGCTGGCTCTGGCTGGTGAAGTGGTGCGTGCTGGCGCTGCCGCACTACCCGATCCTGATCGCGCTCTACCTGGCGTATCCGTTCTCGACCGTCGCCGCCGGCGTGGCCATCCTGTGCACCGGGCGGTATCCGAGGCCGCTCTTCGACTTCAACGTGGGGGTGCTGCGCTGGTCATGGCGGGTGATGAACTACCGGTTCCCGATGAACAGCACCGACAAATACCCGCCGTTCACCCTCGCGTCGCGGCCCGACTACCCCGGTGATCTGGCGGTCGAGTACCCGGAGCGGCTGAAAAACTGGGCGGTGCTGGTGAAGTGGTTGCTGGCGATCCCCCAGGTGCTGCTGTGCTGGTCGATGGAGGCGCTGCTGCAGGTGCTGTGTGTCATCGCCGCGCTCGCGTTGTTGTGCACCGGCACGATCCCGCGGGGCATCTTCGATCTGCTCATGGGCATGGTGCGCTGGCGGTACCGGGTGGCGGCCTACGTGTCGTTGATGCGCGACGAATACCCGCCGTTCCGAATGGATTTGGGCGGCCGATGA